The nucleotide window CTGCTGGTACACCCGGGCCACACCACCCAAAGCAACAAGCGCGTCCTGGGCCTTCGTCAAATTCAAGCGGGTATAATGCCCAACCACCTGCTGCCATGCTAGCCATGGTGACAAGCCCAATGTTGGGTAGAAGCCGGAGCTGTCTCCATCCGTCCTTGCCGAAGCCAGGGCGCCCTTTATGACGGTTGCTGCCGGGTTGCTTCGCCAActttccccccatcccatttcGTTTTGAGGAAGGCCTGACGGGAACATCTCGCAAGCCCGATGCTGGCGACATTCCCAGAGCAACTGATCGGATGAGAAGTGCAGTATCCGGGGCGCCAGTTGTTGTTCCTGGAAGACCCAGCCACGCGTGAACAACTCTTGCTGGTCCACGCGCCTGGTCCAAAAGTTAGGGTCGTACAGAACGTAATCTTGTCTGTGAAAAGAAGGCGCACTGCAGTCTGACAACTTCCCATCATCGGTTGTGAAAGGAACACCAACCCAGTCGAAAGTCACCCTTTCATGGCTGAATTGAAGCTTCTGTCTTGGATGGAACAGTCCCTCTTCTTGACATCTATCCGCAGTCGCCGACAGATTACAATACGACCTGGAGTAGATTTCCGCCATGGTTGCGGACTCCGCCTCCCAATCTTCCTTGCTGTCTTGGATGATGCAAAGAGAGTCAATCCAGATATACTCTACCCCAAGGCGCCGAGTGTACACGATAGCATCTTGAAAGACCTTGGACAAACAATCGACATCGATCCTTGTTTTGAGGCTACTCAGGTTGTCTTCCTTCAACTGGGTGTAGACGGAAGCATTTGCTGGCCATCGATGGCTCAGCGTGAGATAGGGCCCAGTGATTGTTGCCTCCACCGTTTCAACAAGCCTAACAGAACCGGGATGCACGGAAATCAACCGCGAGGGATACCACTGTTGTGTTTGCAATCCCGATCTCAGTGGGCTGCATGTATCGTGATCCTGACCGCACAGCTCGAGCCATTGACTGACTTTAGAAACAGTTGCATCCTGTAACCAATCCCACATGTCGATCTTGGGTGCCTCAAAGACTGATGGCTCCTTCCATTTTACATTGCCTGGCTTGTGGTCAGCTTGAATTTGATGTTCGTCATCAGAACCTGGGATTGCAAGACACATAAACCAACGATGCTCACCTTCGACTGATTGAATCGGCCACTGGACAAGCTGACGAATCTCCCTTTCGCGGCCAGGATATTTCACTTCACAGTCCCAGGTAACCGTCAAGTACCGATACTTTGGTCGATCTGGCGTTCGAATCCTATCATTCATCAACCCCATGATCTCAAACTTGTATTCCACTGCTCGAATCCCAACCAAGTGGTCGATACTGTCGATTTCGTACGCCTCTGTATCTATTCTGAAATTATCCCGCAACCCGCAACAGATGAAGCACTCAAGTGCCAGGGAGCTCTGGAACTCCTCGAGGGAGAATGCATGCCTGATTCTTTCGTCGAGTCTGGGGGCTCGCCCGTGAAAGATCCTGCAACATGTTGGGCACAGCATGGTGGATTGGATAAGTACGGAGGGGTCAGGATGTTATCTGCGCTGCCTGGTAGAAGTATTGCCATAAGCCGATAAGCACCTGGAAGCCACGGAGGAGATTGGGCGCGCACTTGGCCCCCTTGCGAATGTGGCGGTGGCACAGCAGCGGTGCTTCACCCAGCTGGGCGGTTATTCTTGGCGCCTGGGACGAATCACCTTGTGAGCCAGCCAGGCTTGAGTGCCTCTGCTGGACGAACACAATCTAATCGAGCACAACTCTCACACCTCACGATCCCAAACAAACACGACCGGAACCCGAAGAGCAAGAGCAGTTGGGCAGCACAGaccacccccccgccccccggCACCTCAGATCTCCCTTCACCATGGAATGGTATTACCGTCTTGTGATGGGTCAACGGAGTGACTGCGCGAGAAACGAGCATGTGGAATTACTGTTGTCTTGCGCACTTCCAGAGATCGATCTGGAGAATCTGTCATTCGAAAACCTTGAGGAGATATTGCCGAGACTCTTTttctccaagaagaagatcaccAAGAAATTCGGCgatgtccttgtccttgaacGGCTCTTGCAGTGCGGCTGTAGAGACTGCAATACCCTGCGCACAGGAGATCCACAAACCATCCGTGACGAAATGTTGGGCTCACCAAAAGGCTCAATTCTGCTCTTAGCACTGGTGCTTCTGATATATCTCGACAGGCTTCACTACATCTATCCCTTGATCTCCTTGGGCTCGAAGACAAACGACAGTTTACAGAGTATCATCCGGCACCTTAGTCCGGGCAGTGACGGGATGAGAGGGCTCATTGTCATGAAGGAGGAAGATTTGAACCTTATCGGTACACctgagaagaagctgagTGCAGAACGTCGAGcggaaagaagagaaaaaacaagGCAATGGGAGCGGCTACACAAAACATTCGAGGCCATGCGCAACGAAGTGTCTTGTATGTTTGAGCCTGTGATTATCCGGTTGTTGAATCAGAAGGACTCGTGTCAGTGGTACCATCAACACTCTCGGTTTCCTTTTCTAGACGCCGAAGATCGAGTACCTCAAGGGTCATTTGGCACTGTCACCAAATTTCGTATTCCGTCCGAATACCTCCACGAATCCATCAAGGGTTTTATGGAGAGTCGATATCGAGGTTCGAGGGATGAGGCAACCGGAGAGGTACGTGTCCATACATCCGTTCGAAAGAACTTCTTGCGAGCACATGATATTCATGCATGGCGCTGACACACTCTAGTACCTTTTCGTTCGAAAGTCCTTGGTGCTTCAGAAGGGTGAGCTGCCACACAAGCCGACCACTGGCAGTAACGAAGGCACGATAGCCGGTCTAGCCTCCATGGTAAACGGGGACGCGGCAGacaacatcatcagcctTCTCTCCTTATATACTTGGAGGGGCAGCCTGTATTTCATCTTTCCATGCCTGAAAATGGACTTATACCATCTACTTCGCCAAACGACCCTCCCCGGGGATCAAACTAAGCCCACGAAGCTACGTTCAAACGAGGAACTACTAAAGCATTGGCTGTGGAAACAAATGATTGGCGTTGCTCATGCACTCAGCGTCATTCACACGAATATGAAGCACCCCCGTGGGGGGGTCGAGGGATACATCATCGCTTCGCACTTTGATCTTAAGCCAGCAAACATCCTGGTCACCAGTCAAGGTGTACTTAAAGTCACAGACTTTGGCGAATCGGTGATAAGCGTGACCAAAAGTCTTCAAAACATGTCAACGTCTTTCAGACCAGGTGACCCCAAGTACGCTGCTTCAGAGTCTAGGCCCTCGGAAGCAGAGCTTGCGAGGGCTTATGGGGCTGGAGAGGACAGTTTTCAGGTCTTACTCAATTACGACGTCTGGGCGCTAGCTTGCGTCATGACAGAGGTGCTTGTCGTGTTGTTGGATACCGATGAGCCCCCGGCAGGGACAGCTATCGACAGATTCCATGCCAAGCTCGAGAAAGAATCTCGGGTCGAAGAAACGCGAGGCGCATTTCTCGAGGGAGGCCATGAGCTCAAGCCCTATGCCCGCAAGGTACTGGAAAACTTTCCAAACCTCCCGCGCTTTGCCCACGATGGTCCGAAGAAATGGTATATGCAGAGTGTCTCCAATTTTCTCCTCAGTATGTACTCTCCTGGAAATTGCTATCTTCCATCTTCCTTCAAACCCAAAACTGCCAGGCTGCTGAGAAGTGGACTTTCGTACGAGTCGTGTGATAAGTCATCGTCGCGAAGAGAGACAAAAAACTCAACCAAACTCTCATCAGGAAACTTTCGTACGCtaccatcctcaccctccccttctgaAACAAGATCTTCCACAATTTCCAACACagccctcaacatcatcccctGTAAAGAAGTAAAAGTGAACTTGGGATAGTCGTCCTCATCCCAAGTCGCCTTGCGAACAAGATAACCAAAGACGCGCTGCCACAAAGTTGTGTATCTCCGGATCGCACGGTCCTCCAGCCCAAGGGTCAATGACTCTCGAGGCTTGATGTCGACACTCTGCCTGTTAACCTCAAAGAGAACCGGAGTGCCAACCTCCTCGTACGACATCCTATCCACTGCATCATGCGCAATATCAAGATATGTGTGAAGACAATGCTGAATCCCTTGACCTGCCAATCCGGCGTGCgatccccccaaccaactGCGGTATCAAGAGGCATGCATGGCTTCCAACAACCTATCCTTATCACACGAACCAAGATGCATGCGACCGGGGTCAACTTCAACTGCTTGCACTTACAAGTACGTTGAGCCTCACATTTCAACACCGTCCACACATCGTACCAGGATGCAATCTGGACTTTCGAAATGATCGATTTGAGCTCTGTCAGAATGTTACattctctttt belongs to Podospora bellae-mahoneyi strain CBS 112042 chromosome 6, whole genome shotgun sequence and includes:
- a CDS encoding hypothetical protein (EggNog:ENOG503P1RI; COG:S), which gives rise to MLCPTCCRIFHGRAPRLDERIRHAFSLEEFQSSLALECFICCGLRDNFRIDTEAYEIDSIDHLVGIRAVEYKFEIMGLMNDRIRTPDRPKYRYLTVTWDCEVKYPGREREIRQLVQWPIQSVEGEHRWFMCLAIPGSDDEHQIQADHKPGNVKWKEPSVFEAPKIDMWDWLQDATVSKVSQWLELCGQDHDTCSPLRSGLQTQQWYPSRLISVHPGSVRLVETVEATITGPYLTLSHRWPANASVYTQLKEDNLSSLKTRIDVDCLSKVFQDAIVYTRRLGVEYIWIDSLCIIQDSKEDWEAESATMAEIYSRSYCNLSATADRCQEEGLFHPRQKLQFSHERVTFDWVGVPFTTDDGKLSDCSAPSFHRQDYVLYDPNFWTRRVDQQELFTRGWVFQEQQLAPRILHFSSDQLLWECRQHRACEMFPSGLPQNEMGWGESWRSNPAATVIKGALASARTDGDSSGFYPTLGLSPWLAWQQVVGHYTRLNLTKAQDALVALGGVARVYQQLYKSRYVAGHWDEDFVSSLIWRVSTEGHSRNCPFARVQRPEHFRTEVSQYIAPSWSWASADIGVVGYGARLVPTYTPDVVHKCVIVSNGDQFGIVTDGYLLLKGPIYPASLAVNDRFNLKVLVGLLVEGFASPVWTVDMDMCCRRHPSLVEIVKEIENDEDSEAGLSSNGTDEEDAEMDGDSAEQSDSSSEDDGFDPDWDLKTLSKRYPVVFYLPIFEGTTVDESDNVTEIRTGLVLEPVDGCRGAYRRVGICFDKHVANRDWMLPEAMKASESMPEGSDSHLYLGLGEGMILIV
- a CDS encoding hypothetical protein (COG:G; EggNog:ENOG503PERV): MEWYYRLVMGQRSDCARNEHVELLLSCALPEIDLENLSFENLEEILPRLFFSKKKITKKFGDVLVLERLLQCGCRDCNTLRTGDPQTIRDEMLGSPKGSILLLALVLLIYLDRLHYIYPLISLGSKTNDSLQSIIRHLSPGSDGMRGLIVMKEEDLNLIGTPEKKLSAERRAERREKTRQWERLHKTFEAMRNEVSCMFEPVIIRLLNQKDSCQWYHQHSRFPFLDAEDRVPQGSFGTVTKFRIPSEYLHESIKGFMESRYRGSRDEATGEYLFVRKSLVLQKGELPHKPTTGSNEGTIAGLASMVNGDAADNIISLLSLYTWRGSLYFIFPCLKMDLYHLLRQTTLPGDQTKPTKLRSNEELLKHWLWKQMIGVAHALSVIHTNMKHPRGGVEGYIIASHFDLKPANILVTSQGVLKVTDFGESVISVTKSLQNMSTSFRPGDPKYAASESRPSEAELARAYGAGEDSFQVLLNYDVWALACVMTEVLVVLLDTDEPPAGTAIDRFHAKLEKESRVEETRGAFLEGGHELKPYARKVLENFPNLPRFAHDGPKKWYMQSVSNFLLSMYSPGNCYLPSSFKPKTARLLRSGLSYESCDKSSSRRETKNSTKLSSGNFRTLPSSPSPSETRSSTISNTALNIIPCKEVKVNLG